In one window of Anaerobranca gottschalkii DSM 13577 DNA:
- a CDS encoding CTP synthase, producing MMAKYIFVTGGVVSSLGKGITAASLGRLLKDRGLAVTIQKFDPYINIDPGTMSPYQHGEVFVTDDGGETDLDLGHYERFIDENLNKNNNVTAGKIYWSVMSKERKGDYLGKTVQVIPHITNEIKERIVRAAQQNNADVVITEIGGTVGDIESLPFLEAIRQMKNEVGRENVAYIHVTLIPYLPKSGELKTKPTQHSVKELRSIGIQPDIIVCRTTLPLDDEIKEKIALFCDIRKEAVIENGDVETIYEVPLALEKQGFADLVLKRLNINNAKEPDLTLWEEMVQKIKGLNKKVKIALVGKYVELHDAYLSVAEALSHAGIYHDHEVEIKWIQAEDLELPDCNLEKIFSDVDGILIPGGFGDRGVEGKIKAIKYGRENKVPLFGICLGMQCVVIEFARNVCGLQDAHSSEFVQTANPVIDILPEQKDVEDKGGTMRLGIYPCIVEENTKMFAAYKDEIVYERHRHRYEFNNTYRNLLASKGLVFSGYSPSRLLVEAVELKDHPWFVAVQYHPEFKSRPYRSHPLFRDFVGAAIKHSNK from the coding sequence ATCATGGCAAAATATATCTTCGTTACCGGTGGTGTCGTTTCTTCTTTAGGTAAAGGAATTACAGCAGCTTCGTTAGGTAGATTATTAAAGGATCGGGGATTAGCAGTTACTATTCAAAAATTTGACCCTTACATAAATATTGACCCTGGTACTATGAGTCCTTATCAGCACGGAGAAGTTTTCGTTACCGATGATGGTGGGGAAACAGACTTAGATTTAGGTCATTATGAAAGGTTCATCGATGAAAATTTGAATAAAAATAATAATGTAACTGCAGGAAAAATTTATTGGTCGGTAATGAGTAAAGAACGTAAAGGAGATTATTTAGGGAAAACAGTTCAAGTAATTCCCCATATAACCAATGAAATTAAAGAAAGAATAGTTAGGGCAGCTCAGCAAAATAATGCCGATGTGGTGATAACTGAAATTGGTGGAACCGTTGGTGATATCGAAAGCCTTCCTTTTTTAGAGGCCATTAGGCAAATGAAAAATGAGGTAGGTAGGGAAAATGTTGCTTATATCCACGTAACTTTAATCCCTTATTTACCAAAATCTGGTGAATTAAAAACTAAGCCAACCCAGCACAGTGTGAAAGAGTTAAGATCTATTGGTATTCAGCCTGATATAATTGTTTGTAGGACAACATTACCTTTAGATGATGAAATTAAAGAGAAAATTGCCCTTTTCTGTGATATTAGAAAAGAGGCTGTAATAGAAAATGGTGATGTAGAAACCATATATGAAGTACCATTGGCATTAGAAAAACAAGGTTTTGCTGATTTGGTATTAAAAAGATTGAATATAAACAATGCTAAAGAACCAGATTTAACCCTTTGGGAGGAAATGGTCCAAAAGATTAAAGGTTTAAATAAAAAGGTTAAAATTGCTTTAGTAGGGAAATATGTAGAGTTACATGATGCCTATTTGAGTGTTGCGGAAGCATTGAGCCATGCCGGTATTTATCATGATCATGAAGTAGAGATTAAGTGGATTCAAGCAGAGGATTTAGAATTACCTGATTGTAATTTAGAGAAAATATTTTCTGATGTGGATGGTATCCTTATTCCCGGTGGTTTTGGAGATCGGGGGGTTGAAGGGAAAATTAAGGCTATTAAATACGGTAGAGAAAACAAAGTACCACTTTTTGGAATATGTTTGGGAATGCAGTGTGTAGTAATAGAATTTGCTAGAAATGTGTGTGGACTACAAGATGCCCATAGTTCTGAGTTTGTCCAAACGGCTAATCCTGTTATTGATATATTACCTGAACAAAAGGATGTAGAAGATAAGGGTGGTACCATGAGATTGGGTATTTATCCATGTATTGTTGAAGAAAACACCAAAATGTTTGCCGCCTATAAAGATGAAATAGTTTATGAAAGACATCGCCACCGTTATGAGTTTAATAACACATACAGAAATCTTTTGGCTTCAAAAGGACTAGTATTTAGTGGGTACTCCCCTAGTAGGTTATTAGTTGAAGCGGTGGAGTTAAAGGATCATCCGTGGTTTGTTGCAGTACAATATCATCCTGAATTTAAATCAAGACCTTACAGAAGTCATCCATTATTTAGAGACTTTGTAGGTGCAGCTATAAAACATTCAAATAAGTAA
- a CDS encoding response regulator: MGKKILVTDDQVGIRKLLVEILRPQGYEVYECADGLQALDFLKENTVDLMLLDMKMPKMDGITTLKKIKEMDIDVKVVIMTAFGELKVTKDAQKLGAIDYILKPFDIIQLLEVVEKYV, from the coding sequence ATGGGAAAAAAAATCCTTGTAACTGATGATCAAGTGGGCATCAGAAAATTATTAGTAGAAATATTAAGGCCCCAAGGGTATGAGGTCTATGAATGTGCCGATGGTTTACAAGCTTTAGATTTTTTGAAAGAAAATACAGTTGATTTAATGTTATTAGATATGAAAATGCCAAAGATGGATGGGATTACCACATTAAAAAAAATTAAAGAAATGGATATTGATGTAAAAGTTGTTATTATGACAGCTTTTGGGGAACTAAAAGTAACTAAAGATGCTCAAAAACTGGGGGCTATAGATTATATTTTAAAACCCTTTGACATAATTCAACTTTTAGAAGTTGTTGAAAAATACGTGTAA
- the glpX gene encoding class II fructose-bisphosphatase, whose product MERELALEFVRVTEAAAIAAAPFMGRGDKDGADQAAVEAMRKAFDHVDIDGTVVIGEGEIDNAPMLYIGEKVGCGKEPKVDIAVDPIEGTTIVSKGLPNAIAVLAAGAGGTFLHAPDMYMDKLAVGPGAKGVIDISKPIEENIIKVADALGKRVQDMTVAILDKPRHAERIERIRRLGCRINIFPDGDVAMAIATANEEPEIDLLTGIGGAPEGVIAAAALKCLDGDFQGILKPRNEEEILRAKEMGIVDINKVLTIDDLVKGDDIFFAATGITGGNLLNAVKIKNNIARTHSLVMRGKTGTIRYITAIHRLDKKPL is encoded by the coding sequence ATGGAAAGGGAATTAGCTTTAGAATTTGTCAGAGTAACAGAAGCAGCAGCCATCGCTGCAGCACCTTTTATGGGTAGGGGAGATAAAGATGGAGCAGATCAAGCTGCTGTAGAAGCTATGAGAAAAGCCTTTGATCATGTAGATATCGATGGAACTGTGGTCATCGGGGAAGGGGAAATTGATAATGCTCCAATGCTCTATATAGGTGAAAAAGTAGGTTGTGGGAAAGAACCTAAAGTAGATATTGCAGTAGACCCTATAGAAGGAACTACTATAGTTTCAAAGGGACTACCCAATGCCATAGCTGTGTTAGCTGCTGGAGCAGGAGGAACCTTTTTACATGCCCCAGATATGTATATGGATAAATTGGCAGTAGGCCCAGGAGCAAAAGGTGTTATTGATATTAGTAAACCTATAGAAGAAAACATTATTAAAGTGGCTGATGCCCTTGGTAAAAGGGTACAAGATATGACAGTGGCAATATTGGACAAACCTAGACATGCCGAAAGGATAGAGAGAATAAGGAGATTAGGGTGTAGAATAAATATTTTTCCTGACGGTGATGTGGCAATGGCTATCGCTACTGCCAATGAAGAGCCGGAAATTGATCTGTTAACCGGAATAGGAGGAGCACCAGAAGGAGTTATAGCGGCAGCGGCGTTAAAGTGTTTAGATGGAGACTTTCAAGGCATTCTAAAACCTAGAAATGAAGAAGAAATACTCAGAGCAAAGGAAATGGGAATTGTAGATATAAATAAAGTGTTAACTATTGACGATTTAGTAAAAGGTGATGATATATTTTTTGCAGCTACAGGAATTACCGGGGGAAATCTTTTAAATGCAGTAAAAATTAAAAACAATATAGCTAGAACCCATTCCTTAGTAATGAGGGGAAAAACGGGAACAATAAGATATATAACAGCCATCCATAGATTAGATAAAAAACCTTTGTAA
- the fsa gene encoding fructose-6-phosphate aldolase, which translates to MRFFLDTANLEEIKEIHDLGVIDGVTTNPSLVAKEGVDFHQRIKEIAEVVKGPISAEVIALDHDGMVKEARELASIAPNVVVKIPMTKEGLKAVKTLTAEGIKTNVTLVFSANQAILAANAGATYVSPFIGRLDDIGHDGMELIKEIVKVFDYYMIDTEIIAASVRHPLHCLKAMEAGAHIATVPAKVIEQMINHPMTDKGIAAFLADWEKTQNK; encoded by the coding sequence ATGAGGTTTTTTCTAGACACAGCAAATTTAGAAGAAATTAAAGAGATTCACGACCTAGGAGTTATTGATGGTGTAACCACAAATCCATCTTTAGTAGCTAAAGAAGGAGTGGATTTTCATCAGCGGATCAAAGAAATAGCCGAAGTAGTTAAAGGGCCTATTAGTGCTGAGGTAATAGCTTTAGATCATGATGGTATGGTAAAAGAGGCTAGGGAATTAGCAAGCATTGCTCCTAATGTTGTTGTAAAAATCCCTATGACTAAAGAAGGTCTTAAAGCAGTTAAAACTTTAACGGCAGAAGGAATCAAGACAAATGTGACTTTAGTATTTTCGGCAAATCAAGCTATTTTAGCAGCCAATGCAGGTGCTACTTATGTTAGTCCCTTTATTGGTAGACTAGATGATATAGGTCATGATGGGATGGAGTTAATTAAAGAAATCGTAAAGGTTTTTGATTATTACATGATAGATACAGAAATAATCGCCGCTAGTGTACGGCATCCTTTGCACTGTTTGAAAGCTATGGAAGCAGGAGCCCATATTGCTACAGTTCCGGCAAAAGTAATTGAACAAATGATTAACCATCCGATGACAGATAAAGGTATCGCTGCATTCTTAGCAGATTGGGAAAAAACTCAAAATAAATAA
- the glpX gene encoding class II fructose-bisphosphatase → MERELALEFVRVTEAAALASARLMGRGLKDEADQAAVQAMRAMFDTVSMDGEVVIGEGEMDEAPMLYIGEKLGNKNGPRLDVAVDPVEGTNLVAKGLPNAIAVVAVAPKGNLLHAPDMYMEKLATGPLGKGKVSLDKSPTENLEILAKAMNKRVQDLVAVILDRPRHQKIIEEVRKAGARVKLISDGDVAAAIATGYPSSGVDILFGIGGAPEGVLAAAALRCLGGEMQGRLVVDDESQLERLKEMNITDPNKILNIYDLAGRDDVIFAATGITDGDLLKGVRFMGNIAYTESVVMRAQTGTIRTVFAQHCLDKKPKVYQKLIGY, encoded by the coding sequence ATGGAAAGAGAATTGGCTTTGGAGTTTGTTCGAGTTACAGAAGCTGCTGCTTTAGCTTCAGCAAGGCTTATGGGAAGGGGTTTAAAAGATGAAGCTGACCAAGCTGCAGTTCAGGCAATGAGAGCTATGTTTGATACTGTATCAATGGACGGGGAAGTGGTTATTGGGGAAGGGGAAATGGATGAAGCCCCAATGCTATATATTGGTGAAAAATTAGGAAATAAAAATGGGCCAAGACTAGATGTGGCAGTAGACCCCGTTGAAGGTACAAACCTTGTAGCTAAAGGTCTACCTAATGCCATTGCAGTAGTAGCTGTGGCACCAAAAGGGAATTTATTACATGCACCGGATATGTATATGGAAAAATTAGCCACAGGACCTTTAGGAAAGGGTAAAGTTAGTTTAGATAAAAGTCCTACAGAAAACTTGGAAATTTTAGCAAAGGCAATGAATAAAAGGGTTCAAGATTTAGTAGCAGTTATTTTAGACCGTCCAAGGCACCAAAAAATTATTGAAGAAGTAAGGAAGGCAGGGGCTAGAGTTAAACTAATTTCCGATGGTGATGTAGCAGCAGCTATTGCCACAGGATATCCTAGTTCTGGTGTTGATATTCTCTTTGGGATTGGAGGAGCGCCAGAAGGAGTACTGGCGGCAGCTGCATTAAGGTGTTTAGGTGGAGAAATGCAAGGGCGGCTGGTAGTTGATGATGAAAGTCAATTAGAAAGGTTAAAGGAAATGAATATAACTGACCCTAATAAAATCTTAAACATTTACGATTTAGCTGGACGAGATGATGTTATATTTGCTGCTACGGGAATTACCGATGGAGATCTATTAAAAGGTGTTAGATTTATGGGTAATATAGCATACACCGAATCAGTAGTGATGCGGGCTCAAACTGGAACTATTAGAACTGTTTTTGCCCAACATTGTTTAGATAAAAAACCAAAAGTTTATCAAAAATTAATAGGTTACTAA
- a CDS encoding sodium:calcium antiporter — translation MVWLYFFVSAALIVYAGMSLSKNADIIAEKTGLGGALIGALLLPVVTSLPEIVTSAQAAIIGNPDIAVGNVFGSNMFNIVIIAIVDLVQGRGPLMIHIKLGHILTAGIGILLSALAAAFIIIKMNIAIFGIGIDTLILLLVYLAGTRLILRYNRRHNLEEENEEVYSNISLKKGIIGFIISGIIIVFSGRMLANTGNEIAQITGLGSSFVGSFLIAITTSLPELVATFTAAKMGAFDMAIGNILGANVMNILIIFLTDLFYVGNPVLSSISIENGITGLFGICLSVIAIIGIIYRSRKSVFTLGYDSWAIVIGYILAALLLFNLGINL, via the coding sequence ATGGTTTGGCTATATTTTTTTGTAAGTGCAGCACTAATTGTTTATGCAGGAATGAGTTTATCTAAAAATGCAGATATAATAGCCGAAAAAACTGGATTAGGTGGTGCGTTGATTGGAGCCCTTTTACTACCTGTTGTCACTTCGTTGCCGGAAATTGTCACCAGTGCCCAAGCTGCTATTATTGGGAACCCAGATATTGCAGTAGGAAACGTCTTTGGAAGTAATATGTTCAATATTGTAATAATTGCCATAGTAGATTTAGTACAAGGAAGAGGTCCCCTTATGATACATATAAAGTTAGGACATATATTAACAGCGGGGATTGGGATACTCCTTTCAGCATTGGCAGCAGCCTTTATAATAATTAAAATGAATATAGCTATTTTTGGTATTGGGATAGATACTTTGATTTTACTACTGGTATATTTAGCAGGTACTAGGTTAATCTTACGATATAATAGAAGGCATAATTTAGAAGAAGAAAATGAGGAAGTTTATTCTAACATCTCTTTGAAAAAAGGAATTATAGGTTTTATTATTTCAGGGATAATAATTGTTTTTTCAGGGAGAATGTTGGCTAATACCGGTAATGAAATTGCTCAAATCACAGGACTTGGAAGTAGTTTTGTAGGTTCATTCTTAATTGCTATAACTACATCACTACCTGAATTAGTAGCGACTTTTACCGCTGCTAAGATGGGAGCTTTTGATATGGCCATTGGTAATATCTTAGGCGCCAATGTAATGAATATTTTAATAATTTTTTTAACAGACCTATTCTATGTAGGGAATCCTGTACTTTCTTCTATTTCTATAGAAAATGGGATAACAGGGTTATTTGGGATATGTCTTTCAGTTATAGCTATAATTGGGATAATATATAGGAGTAGGAAAAGTGTATTTACTTTAGGGTATGATAGTTGGGCAATAGTGATAGGTTACATTTTAGCAGCCTTACTCCTCTTTAATTTAGGGATAAATTTATAG
- a CDS encoding peptidoglycan DD-metalloendopeptidase family protein: MDRLSFLFSIGLVVLLLSTMGAALGHPVAELSMPVFLWYDGFLVEDELVIEQYLPDMPPNIREEINEDVTIITHVVVRGDTVKSIAKQYGIEENTIIINNNISNPNLIVVGQQLRFPSVDGLIHTVKRGDTIYGLAQTYGITIEDILEVNEVEPTALTVGSILILPNAKPVAAQRTVVPSRSGVTTTVASIPTFRNLLWPVNGVITSPYGWRRNPFNSAQTQFHRGLDIGASRGTPILAATSGKVVHSGWLSGYGYTVILEHDNNYTLYAHASSLSVKKGQWVEKGQEIARVGATGNATGPHLHFEIRIGGNSSSKAVNPINYLQR, translated from the coding sequence ATGGATAGGCTCAGTTTCCTGTTTTCCATAGGGCTAGTAGTTTTATTACTTAGTACTATGGGAGCAGCCCTGGGACATCCGGTAGCAGAACTATCTATGCCAGTATTTTTATGGTATGATGGTTTTTTAGTAGAAGATGAATTGGTTATTGAACAATATTTGCCAGACATGCCACCGAATATAAGGGAGGAAATAAATGAAGATGTAACGATAATTACCCATGTTGTTGTAAGAGGTGATACAGTCAAATCCATTGCAAAACAATATGGAATTGAGGAAAACACCATCATCATCAACAACAATATCTCAAATCCAAATCTCATTGTAGTAGGGCAACAATTGAGATTCCCATCGGTAGATGGACTAATCCATACAGTGAAAAGAGGCGATACTATATATGGATTAGCTCAAACTTATGGGATAACTATTGAAGATATATTAGAGGTAAATGAAGTTGAACCTACAGCATTAACTGTAGGAAGTATACTAATACTGCCTAATGCTAAGCCTGTGGCTGCACAGCGTACAGTAGTACCTTCCAGAAGTGGGGTCACAACTACTGTTGCTAGTATACCGACCTTTAGGAACTTGTTATGGCCAGTTAATGGAGTGATAACTTCCCCGTATGGATGGAGAAGAAATCCTTTCAATTCAGCCCAAACCCAGTTTCACAGAGGATTAGACATAGGGGCCAGTAGAGGTACTCCAATTTTAGCAGCTACATCAGGTAAGGTAGTTCATAGTGGTTGGTTGAGTGGATATGGATATACTGTTATTTTAGAACATGACAATAACTATACCCTTTACGCCCACGCCAGTTCTTTATCTGTAAAGAAAGGGCAGTGGGTTGAAAAAGGGCAAGAAATCGCAAGGGTAGGGGCGACAGGAAATGCTACCGGACCGCACCTACACTTCGAAATTCGTATTGGTGGCAATAGTTCTTCAAAAGCAGTAAATCCTATAAATTATCTACAAAGGTAA